One part of the Sorangiineae bacterium MSr11954 genome encodes these proteins:
- a CDS encoding 2Fe-2S iron-sulfur cluster-binding protein: MPTFTYDGTTIPFEPGETIIKAAWRQGIEIPHYCWHPGLSAPANCRMCLVEIAPAPGQRAMMLDVLEWDPALNDYRPRQKPKLQPACQMQAAEGMQVRGDTSENVREARKGVQEFLLLNHPVDCPICDQSGECKLQDYWLEHGQYQKRMRDEPIHKPKAVRFGPSIVYDAERCVMCTRCIRFMDEVAQDPVLDMRERGNLNEVFVAPGRELTGHYTFMTEHVCPVGALTTVDFRFKARVWFLRTAKSVCQGCATGCNAHLDYDPRYNKVYRYRPRDNEQVNQYWMCDEGMVSYKRAHTDRVLDPRVKGATATVKKALEAAKSQLEGVPGEGVAVVLSAQHSLEDNWALRELAGTFLGTRSFYATGLGEGYADTILIHADKNPNTRGVLELVPSLRSFGQLIDDIEAGKITHVIALGGETPVADSRTEAALDRLAGLVVIAAHDGPLARAAHVILPATSWAESSGTYVNAKGLHQVAEKAIEPQGAAAPGWQLVAELGQALGYDAQWTKLKQVRARMIQVPTVPESFTVRPSSQATP, encoded by the coding sequence TGCCGACCTTCACCTACGACGGGACGACCATCCCCTTCGAGCCCGGCGAAACCATCATCAAAGCCGCATGGCGCCAGGGGATCGAGATCCCGCACTATTGCTGGCACCCCGGTTTGAGCGCACCGGCCAACTGCCGCATGTGCCTCGTGGAAATTGCGCCCGCACCCGGCCAGCGCGCCATGATGCTCGACGTCCTCGAGTGGGATCCGGCGCTCAACGACTACCGTCCCCGTCAGAAGCCCAAGCTCCAGCCCGCGTGCCAGATGCAGGCGGCGGAGGGCATGCAGGTCCGCGGCGACACCAGCGAGAACGTGCGCGAAGCCCGCAAGGGCGTGCAAGAGTTCCTCCTGCTGAACCACCCCGTCGACTGCCCCATCTGCGATCAGTCGGGCGAGTGCAAGCTGCAGGACTACTGGCTCGAGCACGGCCAGTACCAAAAGCGCATGCGCGACGAGCCGATCCACAAGCCCAAGGCCGTGCGCTTCGGGCCCTCGATCGTGTACGACGCCGAGCGCTGCGTCATGTGCACGCGCTGCATCCGCTTCATGGATGAAGTGGCGCAGGATCCCGTCCTCGACATGCGCGAGCGCGGCAACTTGAACGAGGTCTTCGTCGCCCCCGGCCGCGAGCTCACGGGCCACTACACCTTCATGACGGAGCACGTCTGCCCCGTCGGCGCGCTGACCACCGTCGACTTCCGCTTCAAGGCGCGCGTGTGGTTCCTGCGCACGGCCAAGAGCGTCTGCCAGGGCTGCGCCACCGGCTGCAACGCGCACCTCGACTACGATCCGCGCTACAACAAGGTCTACCGCTACCGCCCGCGCGACAACGAGCAGGTCAACCAGTACTGGATGTGCGACGAGGGCATGGTCAGCTACAAGCGCGCGCACACCGATCGCGTGCTCGACCCGCGGGTCAAAGGCGCCACCGCCACCGTGAAGAAGGCGCTCGAAGCGGCCAAGAGCCAGCTCGAAGGGGTGCCGGGCGAGGGCGTCGCCGTGGTGCTCTCGGCCCAGCACTCGCTCGAGGACAACTGGGCGCTGCGCGAGCTCGCCGGCACCTTCCTCGGCACCCGCAGCTTCTACGCGACCGGGTTGGGGGAGGGCTACGCCGACACCATCCTGATCCACGCGGACAAAAATCCGAACACGCGCGGCGTGCTGGAGCTCGTGCCCAGCCTGCGCTCCTTCGGGCAGCTGATCGACGACATCGAGGCGGGCAAGATCACCCACGTGATCGCCCTCGGCGGCGAGACGCCGGTGGCCGATTCGCGCACCGAGGCCGCGCTCGACCGCCTCGCGGGCTTGGTGGTGATCGCCGCGCACGATGGCCCGCTCGCGCGCGCGGCGCACGTCATCTTGCCGGCCACCTCGTGGGCGGAGTCGTCGGGCACGTATGTCAACGCCAAGGGCTTGCACCAGGTGGCGGAGAAGGCCATCGAGCCGCAAGGCGCCGCGGCGCCGGGCTGGCAGCTGGTGGCGGAGCTGGGGCAGGCGCTCGGCTACGACGCCCAATGGACCAAGTTGAAGCAGGTGCGCGCCCGCATGATCCAGGTGCCCACCGTCCCCGAGTCCTTCACCGTGCGGCCATCCTCCCAGGCCACTCCGTGA